In Halictus rubicundus isolate RS-2024b unplaced genomic scaffold, iyHalRubi1_principal scaffold0064, whole genome shotgun sequence, the genomic stretch ctctatcgtatccaatccccaatcctatcctctatcctatcctatactctatcgtctcctatcctgtatcctatccaatccactaccgtatcctctatcctatcctctatgctatcctatcctctatcctctcatatcctctatcctgtcctatcctcaatcctatcctatcctctattctatcctattctatcctctatcctatcctatcctctatcctatcctatcctctatcctatcctatcctgtatcctatcctatcctctatcctatcctatcctctatcctatcctatcctctatcctatctgtactttccgacggagcgggcacctttcgcggcgtagactctgtcgtagaatctatgaggaggcgtaaattcctcaatcgagggtgtttcgacgacgctactcggcgcgaccttacgatcctttcggatgataaggatggtaaatataaatttggaatttaatgctgcaaggagcaaacggaactatagcggctggtccgcgtgttgacgagttccggagtctaatctcgatgttgcctttgcgggagttgcatttagactaaaagttttaccccaactctccatgcactcggggtgcgttggcgtggagtgggggtattccatttcggggtggcaacgtcgctggatttcggcgggcgaaatcacagctgtgggcccgatgttcatcggccagggaccgtcggatggtcccgcgatgccacctttgtaggtccacgttttatgacagtacggttggctgttgagggcgcgaggaaaattctaatgggcaattaagaaaggtttcgtgaaggcgactttctcaaaaacagccctagaggcccgtgtcataaaacgtgtataccatctgcacgccaaatgttgggatgtgccgatttgtcagtcgcgagtaaaactattaaactattcttgaagggatcggtccctggtcccaccttgaaatagcggtgccgcggattttcaaggggatcttttgtttaactcgcggctgaacatcCTCCTCCCGTTGAGAGACTCGcgatcaaaataaatctatataGGATTAAAGATACGCTAGGTTTGAAGTACTAGAATGAACAAGTAAACTATCTTATGAGCTAAAGCTTAGCGATTACGATAAATTAGTTATTATCGGTTGAGGGATCGCGCGTTCTTGACGTCGATGTTGGATCCCGTGGTTCCTCCTCTGGCTGGTTCGGTAACGGTACAAGCCGTTTTACGCCCCGATCGAGTGTGGTTGTGGCTGTTCTCACTGTTGCAGCTCGAACTATGCCATCAGATCCGGGGTAGACCTTGATGACTCTCCCGAGTGGCCACTGCATCGGTGGTACGTTGTCCTCCCTCAAGAGCACGATGGTGCCCTCCTTGATGGGGTGTGTACCGCTGGACCATCTCGAACGACTCGTCATCTCGTTTAGGTACTCCTTGTACCATCGGTTCCAGAAATGCTGCTTTAGTTTCTGGATATGTTGCCAGGTTGAAAGTCTGTTTGATGGCACATCCCTGAAATCGCGCTCGCGCAGACTCGTTAACGAGTCGCCAATCAGGAAATGGCCAGGAGTTAGGACAAGGGTGTCATTTGGGTCTGATGAAATGGGAGTTAAAGGACGTGAATTTAGAACGgcttctatctcaataattAAAGTGTTGAACACTTCAAATGTAAATCGTTCAGCACCTGCGATACGCCAGAAATGACGCTTGAAtgatttcacggccgcttcccagaTGCCGCCGAAGTGAGGTGTTAATGGAGGAATAAAATTCCACGTGATGGATCGGTCAGCAAGAAAGGTTTTGACCTTCTCGTTGTGGTCATCGGACTGCAAAAGTTCGCGGAGGTCTCGAAGCTCGTTGTTGGCGCCGACGAAATTGGTGCCATTGTCAGAGTAAATGTTAATACAATGACCTCGTCTAGCAATGAAACGACGTAGGGCTGCTATAAATGCTTCGGAGGTAAGATCGCTAACCAATTCTAGGTGAATGGCTTTTACTGAGAGGCAAACGAAAACTGCGACATATACTTTAATGTGGGTTCGACTTCGGTATCGTCGCTCCTTTATGAAAAAGGGACCGCAATAATCAACGCCGACGTTTGCAAATGGGCGTGAGTCGGTGACTCGAGCCTCAGGTAGGTCGCCCATCACGTATTGTGTTGGCGGCGGTTGGACACGGTAGCAGCGGACGCAGTTTCTGATGGTTTTCCCTACCTGACTCCGACCGTCGATGGGCCAATAACGGCGTCTAATCGCGTATAGGGTAGCCTGTGTACCAGCGTGTAATTGTATTCGATGCTCGTGTTCTATTATTAATGCCGTGATTCGAGCCTTTGGGAGGACGATGGGATGTTTTTGCGCGAATGGAATTCGCGAATTCTTCAGACGGCCTCCTACTCGCAGAATTCCGTCTTTGTCGATGAATGGGTTCAGTTGTTGCAGCTTACCCTTAACGCCTATTTCGCTTCTCGAGAGGCAGCGCAATTCTTCTGCAAAGTGTTGTCTTTGTATCAGTTTGATGATTACGTCGTGGGCGTATCTTAGTTCGGAGGATGTCAGACTTCCTTTGGTGGTGTTAGATCCTTTCCATCGGAGACAGCGCGCGATGATTCTTTGAAGCTTTCCCCATGAGGAGCAGTTGTCCAGAATCGTGGTGTCGCAAATTAATGCTTTGAGGCAAATCGCGACCCTTTGTTCTGGGATTGTCTCTGGTTGAGGTAGTTCGGTAGTGGGCCAGAAAGATTCTTCTTCGTTGAGCCAAGTCGGACCGTGTTGCCAGATGGAAGGTTGAAGGAAGTCTTCTGGTGATTGACCTCGCGAGATAAGATCGGCCGGGTTGTCGGCAGTGGGTACGTGTCGCCAATCTGCGTTAGCTGTGCGCCTTTGAATTTCCGACACTCTGTTAGCCACGAAGGTTTTTAGAGTGTGTGGAGATGTCTTCACCCAATGGAGAACAATGGTGGAGTCGGTCCAATAGATGGTTTTATGTATTTCCACAGGTAGCGCTTGTTTTGCGGTCTCGACAAGAGAGGTTAGCAGAAGTGCTCCACATAATTCGAGTCGTGGTATTGAGATCGTTTTCAATGGGGCGACCTTGGATTTAGCGAACAAAAGAGTTGTCTCGGTGTGACCGCGTGAGTCGGTTGTACGCAGGTAGAGGCATGCTCCGTAGGCCTTTTCGCTTGCGTCACTAAAACCGTGTAGTTCGACTTTTCTTGGCGATTCAATGATTGTGCGTCGCGGGAACGTGATGTTGTTCAGCGCtggcaatttattataaaaacgtATCCATTCGGTATGGATATCCATTGGCAGCGACTCGTCCCAGTCAACCTTTATGGTCCAGATCCTTTGTAGTAGCATTTTTGCCGTAATAATTACTGGCCCGAGCAGCCCTAGTGGATCATATATCTTTGCTATTTCTGAGGTGATACTGCGTTTGGTCGAACGTGATGGTGGAGAGCAAGTTTCGACTGCGTACGTAATAGAGTCGTTTGAGGAATTCCAGACAATCCCTAAGGTTTTGAGAGTGGATGACTCTCCCaggtataattttttgttaatggCCTGCTCGGGCAAGCCAGTCAGAAGAGTAAGGTCATTAGATGCCCATTGTCGTATTGTCAGTCTTGCGGTCTTGAGTATTTGTGTGAGGTCTTCGCGTAAGGATAATGCCTCTTCTATGGTCGATGTACCGGTCAGAACGTCATCCACGTAAAAGTCACGCAATAAAATCTTGCCGGCTTGAGGAAAGCGGTGGCCTTCGTCTCGACTGAGCTGTGTCAAACAGCGAATTGCAAGATATGGTGCAGCAGATAGTCCAAATGTCACAGTATTCAGCTCATAAGTTTTAATAGAACCCGTAGTATCGCGCCAGAGGATACGCTGAAATTTCCTGTCTTCCGGACGTACAAGGAACTGTCGGTACATCTTTTCAATGTCTCCCGTCAGTACGTATCGATGAATGCGGAATCTTAATAAAATGTGGAGTAGATCGTCTTGAATTTTTGGACCGGTGTGGAGAGCGTCATTTAATGCTATGCCTGAATTAGTCGTGGCAGAACCGTCGAAGACTACGCGGAGTTTGGTTGTGTCACTGGTGACCTTAACGACCCCGTGATGTGGTAGGTAATACCCCTCAGGTGACTGTTGTTCCTGTGGCAGTTCGCTCATGTGTCCGAGGTCAAGGTATTCTTGGATCACCGCGTGATACTCTTGCTTGAGTGCGGGTTCTCGTTGGAGTTTTCGCTCCAAtgaatggagtcttttttttttgcttgtACCTTGGAGTCTCCGAGACGCGACAATTTCTCGTTGAAAGGTAAAGCCACGACGTATCTGCCGTCACGATTCCGAACTGTGTGTTCTTGGAAATGGCTTTCGCAAATTATATCAGATTCAGACAGATGCTGTCTTTGTGGGCCTTCTTCAACCTCCCAGAAACGGGTGAGGTCGAATTGTAACGCGGTGGTCGCGTGGCAAAGTGTGCCATGAGCAGGAGAAGTGACTGGCGCGCTCCCCCCGATGACCCAACCGAGTTGCGATTTTTGAAGGTAGAGATCGGACTCATCTGGGCGTGACAAGACAATTTGGCCGACGCATAAGATTGAGAGGGCTGTTCCGGATCCTAATAACAAATCGATCGGTGCCGGTCGATGGAATTCCGGATCTGCAAGGTGCAGATTCggcggaatttttattgttccgcgATCAATCTCTTGATCTGGAACGAAAGGCGCGATGTCGTTCACAATGAGGAACGTAAGCGAACGTTGGTAATTGCTTACTCGCGAAGCTATAGTAGCCTTCAGTGCGTGGGTTGCTACAGTGGTCATAGCGTTCAGAGAACCAATGGGAACCGAGCATTTCATCCGCGGGATGTTGATTTTTTGAGCAAGGCGTTCAGAAATTAAGTTAATCGATGCGCAAGTGTCGATTAATGCTCGACAATCTATCGGACGTTTATTTTTGTTGAAGATCTGGATTTGTGCCGTAACTAAAATTTCGTTTGTGATTGCGTTTATGGTGAACGCTCGATGGTAGCCCGTTCCGTTTTGTTCTCTGTGTCTTAGCCGTCATTCTGTATCGGATTGAGCGTTTATTGTTCCGCTTGTTGACGCTTGCTGCTCGAAGTGATGAAGCAACGTGTGGTGTCGTAGCTGACATATTCGGCATGAACCTCGATCGCAATTTTGCGCGCTATGCCCTGGGTGTAGGCAGTTGGTGCATAATTTGGCCCTTTCAACGgcgaacttgcgtttttcgggagTCATTCCGCGGAATTTTTCGCAACCCCATGTGCTATGATCTCCGTAGCAGATCGGGCACTCCTTCGGTTGTGAATTTGGACgcgtttcgttaaaattcgacGCGTTTTTTGATTTGTTATCGGCGGTCTGACGTGTTTTACTCGTTACGAAAGCGTGTGATCTGGCGGGTGGTCTTGTTGACTGCGGATGGCTTGTGAAGTTCGCGCTGGGGCGTGTCGATTGCGGATAGCTTGTAAAATTCGGTCTAGGGCGTAATGGCACCGCGGAGGCACTGGATGGTCCAGTTTGTGCGCAACTTGCgcgtttctcgagaaaatccaaGAGGTCCGTGTACGACGGCATGTTTTTGCCTTTTATCGTTAGTTCCCAAAGCCATGCAGTGTCGCTGCTAACCTTGGATAATATCATTGATATTAAAGAGCCGTTACATCTTGTGAAGTCTTCTCCTAGATTTTTCAAGGCTCGTAGATGCTGGTTGACCGAGTTCACGAGATCGTCTAACGCCTCTGGAGTGTCCTTTACTAATCTCGGATAATCCCTAATTGCGTCGCAATGTTTTAAGATTATTCTCCGCGGACAATCGTACTTCTTTTTGAGCAGTTCTATTGCATCGTAATAATTCGCGTCTGTCGTGTTTAACGCGGAGATGCACTTCAACGCCTTTCCGTGTAAGGTTGAACGGAGGTACTGCAGTTTTTGCAACGGAGTCAGATTTTCATTCGAGTCAATCGTTGATTTGAATGTGTCGAAATATGATACCCAATCTTCGATGTTTCCGTCGAACGATGGCAACCGCATTTCTGGTAACTTGATTGCCATCGGAGCAGTTACCGATGTCGCGAGTGACTCGACTGTTCCGCGACGTTGGGGCAAAGTTGGTTgcgccttttctattattttgttgGCTCTGACAACTATCGCGTAGTACTCGTTTTGTATCTCGTATCGGCGAGGTTCCTGGTTTTCGTCTAATGCCTCTAGCTCGGATTGTATATCATCGAAACGCTTCCAAAATTCAATGAGACCgttcaaatgcatttttataagaTCTATGTCAGGTGGTTGTTCGGTATCGACGGAATCTAAGAATTTCGAGAATGCCGTAATCTGACCGATTACACTGCCGCGCTTACGCTTTAAAGTGCTGAGAGCCGTTGCTTGAGACAAGGATGGGTTTGTCATAGGCATTTTGTGATGAAGGAGATGTTTTGGGAGATTGACGAACGAAAAACGAGCCTACCTTTGATGCGCTGAATTCAGGATGGTGAACTGGTGTCAGACACCTGGCGTTGACCCAAATCGTCAATTGCTTGGCCCACAAACTGCGACCTTCCAGATGCTGGTTGGTCCAGCCCTTGGTAATCCGGGATACTGCAAGTTGTTGGGATGCTGGTTGGTCCAGACAGGATCTCCCGATTGCAGGTGTTGTCCCGTTGTAAACGATGCGCAAGGCTGCGTTGAATCACGTTCACAAAGTCTTTTGTCCACTGTAACTGTCACTCagtgtcatttattttttttttttttttttttggatcacACGGCACTgatgatccggctcgaaggaccaatgtactttccgacggagcgggcacctttcgcggcgtagactctgtcgtagaatctatgaggaggcgtaaattcctcaatcgagggtgtttcgacgacgctactcggcgcgaccttacgatcctttcggatgataaggatggtaaatataaatttggaatttaatgctgcaaggagcaaacggaactatagcggctggtccgcgtgttgacgagttccggagtctaatctcgatgttgcctttgcgggagttgcatttagactaaaagttttaccccaactctccatgcactcggggtgcgttggcgtggagtgggggtattccatttcggggtggcaacgtcgctggatttcggcgggcgaaatcacagctgtgggcccgatgttcatcggccagggaccgtcggatggtcccgcgatgccacctttgtaggtccacgttttatgacagtacggttggctgttgagggcgcgaggaaaattctaatgggcaattaagaaaggtttcgtgaaggcgactttctcaaaaacagccctagaggcccgtgtcataaaacgtgtataccatctgcacgccaaatgttgggatgtgccgatttgtcagtcgcgagtaaaactattaaactattcttgaagggatcggtccctggtcccaccttgaaatagcggtgccgcggattttcaaggggatcttttgtttaactcgcggctgaacactatcttatcctctatcctatcccattctctatcctatcctatcgtctttcctatcctattctctatcctatcctatcctctaacctatcctatcctctatcctatcttatcctctatcgtaccctgtcctatatcctatcctatcctctatgctatcctatcttcaatcctatcctatcctctatcctatcctatgcactatcctatcctatcctctatcctatgctatcctctatcctattctatcctctatcctatcctatcctctatcctatcctatcctctatcctatcctatactctatcctatcctttccgctatcctatcttatcctctatcctatcttatcctccatcctatcctatcctatttcctataatatcatctatcctatcctatcctctatcgtatccaatccccaatcctatcctctatcctatcctatactctatcgtctcctatcctgtatcctatccaatccactaccgtatcctctatcctatcctctatgctatcctatcctctatcctctcctatcctctatcctgtcctatcctcaatcctatcctatcctctatcctatcctattctatcctctatcctatcctatcctctatcctatcctatcctctatcctatcctatcctgtatcctatcctatcctctatcctatcctatcctctatcccatcctatcctctatcctatcctatcctctatcctatcccattctctatcctatcctatcgtctttcctatcctattctctatcctatcgtatcctctttcctataataccatctatcctatactgttctctatcgtctcctagcctgtatcctatccaatctcctatcctatcctctatcatatcctattctctgtgctatcctctatcctatcctatcctctatcctatcccattctctatcctatcctatcgtctatcctatcctattctctatcctatcctatcctctaacttatcctatcctctatcctatcctctcctctatcctatcctatcctgtatcctatcctatcctctatcctatcctctatcctatcctatcctatcctctatcctatcctatcctatcctctaacctaccctatactgtatcctatcctatcctctattctatcctatcctctatcctatcctatcctctatcctatcctatcctctatcctatcctctatcctatcctatcctctatccgatcctctatcctatcctatcctctattcgatcctctatcctatcctctatcgtatcctatcctatcctctattacatcctatcctctatcctatcctatcctctatcctatcctatcctctatccgatcctctatcctatcctatcctctatcctatcctatcctatcctctatcctatcctatcctatcctctatcatatcctatcgtctatcctatcatatcctgtatcctatcctatcctctatcctatcctatcctctatcctatcctatcctctatcctattctatcctctatcctatcctctatcatatccaatcctctatcgtatcctctaccctatcctctatcatatccaatcctctatcgtatactctatcctgtactatcctctatcctatcctgtcctctatcctatcctttcctctatcctatcctttcctcaatcctattatatcctctatcctatcctatcctctatcctatcctatcctctaccctatcctatcctctatcctatcctatcctctatcctattatatcctctatcctatcctatcctctaccttatcctatactctatcctatccaattacctatcctatcctctatcttatcctatcctctatcctatcctatcctctatcctatcctctatcctatcccatcctctatcctatcctatcctctatcctatcctatcctctatcctatcctatcctctatcctatcctatcctctatcctatcctatcctctatcctatcctatcctctatcctatcctatcctctatcctatcctatcctctatcctatcctatcctctatcctatcctatcctctatcctatcctatcctctatcctatcctatcctctatcctatcctatcctctatcctatcctatcctctatcctatcctatcctctatcctatcctatcctctatcctatcctatcctctatcctatcctatcctctatcctatcctatcctctatcctatcctatcctctatcctatcctatcctctatcctatcctatcctatcctctatgctatcctatcctttatcctatcctatcctctattatatcctatcctctctcctatactatcctctatcctatcctatcctctatcctatcctatcctctatcctatcgtatcctctttcctataataccatctatcctatcctattctctatcgtatcctatcctctgtcctatccaagccgctatcctatcctctatcctatcctatcctctataatatcgtttcctctgtcctatcctgtcctctatcctgtaatatcatctatcctaacctattctctatcctatcctatcctatcctctatcgtatcctatcctctatcctatccaatcccctatcctatcctctatcctatcctgtcttctatcctatcacatcctccatcctatcgtatcctctatccgatcccatcctctatcgtaccctatcctctatcctatcctatcctctatcctatcgtatcctctatcctatcatatcctctatcctatcctattatctatcctatcttccattccattctatcctctatcgtatgctattctctatcctatcctatcctatcctctatcgtatcctatcctctatcctatccaatcctatatcctattctctatcctatcctatcctctatcgtatcctgtcctctatcctatcctatcctctatcctattctatcctctatcctatcctatcctctatcctatcctatcctctatcctatcctatactctatcctatcctttccgctatcctatcttatcctctatcctatcttatcctccatcctatcctatcctatttcctataatatcatctatcctatcctaccctcta encodes the following:
- the LOC143363585 gene encoding uncharacterized protein LOC143363585, which produces MPMTNPSLSQATALSTLKHSVDTEQPPDIDLIKMHLNGLIEFWKRFDDIQSELEALDENQEPRRYEIQNEYYAIVVRANKIIEKAQPTLPQRRGTVESLATSVTAPMAIKLPEMRLPSFDGNIEDWVSYFDTFKSTIDSNENLTPLQKLQYLRSTLHGKALKCISALNTTDANYYDAIELLKKKYDCPRRIILKHCDAIRDYPRLVKDTPEALDDLVNSVNQHLRALKNLGEDFTRCNGSLISMILSKVSSDTAWLWELTIKGKNMPSYTDLLDFLEKRASCAQTGPSSASAVPLRPRPNFTSYPQSTRPSANFTSHPQSTRPPARSHAFVTSKTRQTADNKSKNASNFNETRPNSQPKECPICYGDHSTWGCEKFRGMTPEKRKFAVERAKLCTNCLHPGHSAQNCDRVTAQIQIFNKNKRPIDCRALIDTCASINLISERLAQKINIPRMKCSVPIGSLNAMTTVATHALKATIASRVSNYQRSLTFLIVNDIAPFVPDQEIDRGTIKIPPNLHLADPEFHRPAPIDLLLGSGTALSILCVGQIVLSRPDESDLYLQKSQLGWVIGGSAPVTSPAHGTLCHATTALQFDLTRFWEVEEGPQRQHLSESDIICESHFQEHTVRNRDGRYVVALPFNEKLSRLGDSKQEYHAVIQEYLDLGHMSELPQEQQSPEGYYLPHHGVVKVTSDTTKLRVVFDGSATTNSGIALNDALHTGPKIQDDLLHILLRFRIHRYVLTGDIEKMYRQFLVRPEDRKFQRILWRDTTGSIKTYELNTVTFGLSAAPYLAIRCLTQLSRDEGHRFPQAGKILLRDFYVDDVLTGTSTIEEALSLREDLTQILKTARLTIRQWASNDLTLLTGLPEQAINKKLYLGESSTLKTLGIVWNSSNDSITYAVETCSPPSRSTKRSITSEIAKIYDPLGLLGPVIITAKMLLQRIWTIKVDWDESLPMDIHTEWIRFYNKLPALNNITFPRRTIIESPRKVELHGFSDASEKAYGACLYLRTTDSRGHTETTLLFAKSKVAPLKTISIPRLELCGALLLTSLVETAKQALPVEIHKTIYWTDSTIVLHWVKTSPHTLKTFVANRVSEIQRRTANADWRHVPTADNPADLISRGQSPEDFLQPSIWQHGPTWLNEEESFWPTTELPQPETIPEQRVAICLKALICDTTILDNCSSWGKLQRIIARCLRWKGSNTTKGSLTSSELRYAHDVIIKLIQRQHFAEELRCLSRSEIGVKGKLQQLNPFIDKDGILRVGGRLKNSRIPFAQKHPIVLPKARITALIIEHEHRIQLHAGTQATLYAIRRRYWPIDGRSQVGKTIRNCVRCYRVQPPPTQYVMGDLPEARVTDSRPFANVGVDYCGPFFIKERRYRSRTHIKVYVAVFVCLSVKAIHLELVSDLTSEAFIAALRRFIARRGHCINIYSDNGTNFVGANNELRDLRELLQSDDHNEKVKTFLADRSITWNFIPPLTPHFGGIWEAAVKSFKRHFWRIAGAERFTFEVFNTLIIEIEAVLNSRPLTPISSDPNDTLVLTPGHFLIGDSLTSLRERDFRDVPSNRLSTWQHIQKLKQHFWNRWYKEYLNEMTSRSRWSSGTHPIKEGTIVLLREDNVPPMQWPLGRVIKVYPGSDGIVRAATVRTATTTLDRGVKRLVPLPNQPEEEPRDPTSTSRTRDPSTDNN